The following proteins are encoded in a genomic region of Bacteroidales bacterium:
- the rplS gene encoding 50S ribosomal protein L19 translates to MDLIKVAESSFAEAIKEHPDFKSGDTITVHYKIIEGSKERIQNYRGVVIQRKGSGATETFTVRKVSGGIGVERIFPVNSPFIDKIEINKKGKVRRARIYYLRDLTGKKARIKEKKQKVEA, encoded by the coding sequence ATGGACTTAATTAAAGTTGCCGAAAGTTCTTTTGCAGAAGCAATCAAAGAACACCCAGATTTCAAAAGTGGTGATACTATCACTGTTCACTATAAGATTATTGAGGGTAGCAAGGAGAGAATCCAGAACTACAGAGGTGTAGTTATTCAACGTAAAGGTAGTGGTGCAACTGAAACATTTACAGTTCGCAAAGTATCTGGCGGTATCGGTGTTGAAAGGATTTTTCCTGTAAACTCACCATTTATCGATAAAATTGAGATTAATAAAAAGGGTAAAGTACGTCGTGCTAGAATTTACTACCTACGCGACCTAACTGGTAAGAAAGCTCGTATTAAAGAGAAAAAACAAAAGGTTGAAGCCTAG
- a CDS encoding anhydro-N-acetylmuramic acid kinase, producing MLKSLSNNKHSFKVIGLMSGTSLDGLDICFCIINSKANKWNYKIVKTCTIHYSDEMKKKLSSAFNMSGIELTKIDYDYGKWIGTQVREFLSDCELRPDFIASHGHTVFHKPSEGYTLQIGKGSAIAAESGIPCICDFRTSDVCNSGQGAPLVPIGDRLLFSEYDICLNLGGFANLSYEKNNERFAFDIGPCNIILNYLVQKDGLDFDKDGELGKKGFIDSKLLNELNSLAFYQGQSPKSLGREWVEEVVLPIIEISSISLNDKLRTLYEHITDQICAKTNSIIGERILVTGGGAHNSLLIHLLRSKSNQSIVLPNKQTIDFKEALIFALLGVLYLQKTPGALSSVTGAKHNSISGCLYY from the coding sequence ATGCTAAAGTCTCTTAGCAACAATAAGCATTCATTCAAGGTAATTGGTTTGATGTCTGGTACATCGCTTGATGGTTTGGATATTTGCTTTTGCATCATAAACAGTAAAGCCAATAAGTGGAACTATAAAATAGTAAAAACCTGTACTATTCATTATAGTGATGAAATGAAGAAAAAACTATCTTCCGCTTTCAATATGTCAGGAATTGAATTAACGAAGATAGATTACGATTACGGGAAATGGATTGGAACTCAAGTCAGGGAATTTTTAAGTGATTGTGAATTAAGACCAGATTTTATTGCCTCACATGGGCATACTGTATTTCACAAACCCTCGGAAGGGTATACACTTCAGATTGGCAAAGGATCCGCAATAGCTGCTGAATCAGGTATTCCATGTATATGTGACTTTCGAACTTCGGATGTATGCAACTCAGGACAAGGTGCTCCTCTTGTTCCAATTGGCGATAGGTTGCTCTTTTCCGAATATGATATTTGCTTAAATCTCGGAGGTTTCGCAAACCTTAGCTATGAAAAAAATAATGAAAGATTTGCTTTTGATATTGGACCTTGCAACATTATACTAAATTACCTCGTCCAAAAAGATGGACTTGATTTTGATAAAGATGGAGAATTAGGTAAAAAAGGATTTATTGATTCAAAACTATTAAATGAATTGAATTCATTAGCGTTTTATCAAGGTCAATCACCAAAATCCTTAGGTCGGGAATGGGTTGAAGAAGTTGTTTTACCTATAATTGAAATATCATCAATTTCACTAAATGATAAGTTAAGAACTTTATATGAACATATTACAGATCAGATTTGTGCCAAAACAAATTCAATTATTGGGGAAAGAATTTTAGTCACAGGAGGTGGAGCTCATAATAGTCTTTTAATCCATTTGCTTCGAAGCAAGTCAAACCAATCAATTGTTCTACCAAACAAACAAACAATTGATTTCAAAGAAGCTTTGATTTTCGCGTTGTTAGGGGTTCTTTACTTACAAAAAACACCAGGGGCATTAAGTTCTGTAACCGGAGCAAAACACAACTCTATTTCAGGATGCCTCTATTATTAG
- a CDS encoding dipeptidase, whose amino-acid sequence MRKPLLFRILALSIALVTLNSTSNACTNYLVTKGASVDGSTFLTYAADSHVLFGELYFRPAKDYPAGALVKIKEWDTGKILGEIPQVSHTYSVVGNMNEYQVSIGETTFGGREELIDSTALVDYGTLIYTALQRAKTAREAIKVMAELVATYGYYSSGESFSVVDPNEAWIFEMISKGIDMQVDKKTKKSYNANKGAVWVAVRIPDGCVSGHANHPRITTFPQENLKNSISSKNLDKIFIPEVEFVYVYDVIDFARKKKYFNGKNEEFSFSDTYAPLDFGGARFCEARVWSFFKEVNKSMWEYFDYAKGINLTKRMPLYIKPDRKISVHDMMNFMRDHLEGTELDMSKDPGAGPHSLPYRWRPMTWKYEGKNYIHERTTATQQTGFSFVSQMRNWLPNPIGGIHWFGVDDAASTVYFPAYCGIISVPEAYAEGKGDMLTYCNDCAFWTFNKVTNFAYLRYDLMHAEVVKVQTELETRFISNTQLIDSTAKELYQTEPKKAIQYLTDYSANMGNYVVNRWEKLFQFLLIKFMDGNVKQEENGIFKYNEYNLCPADVGHPGMPDAWKKIIIDATGDKLLVPEIKK is encoded by the coding sequence ATGAGAAAACCACTTCTTTTTAGAATTTTAGCATTATCAATAGCTCTTGTTACACTAAATTCTACAAGTAATGCTTGTACTAACTATTTAGTAACAAAAGGTGCATCCGTTGACGGATCAACCTTTCTAACCTACGCAGCCGATTCACACGTTCTATTTGGAGAACTTTATTTTCGACCTGCGAAAGATTATCCCGCTGGAGCTTTAGTGAAAATCAAAGAGTGGGATACCGGAAAAATTCTAGGTGAAATACCTCAGGTTAGCCATACATACTCAGTTGTTGGAAATATGAATGAATATCAGGTTTCGATTGGAGAAACAACATTCGGTGGCCGTGAGGAACTTATAGATTCAACTGCTCTTGTAGATTACGGAACCTTAATTTATACTGCCTTGCAAAGAGCTAAAACAGCTCGTGAAGCAATTAAGGTAATGGCTGAACTCGTAGCAACTTACGGTTACTATAGCAGTGGGGAATCATTTTCAGTAGTAGACCCAAATGAAGCATGGATTTTTGAGATGATTAGCAAAGGAATAGATATGCAGGTTGATAAAAAAACAAAAAAATCATACAATGCTAATAAAGGTGCTGTTTGGGTAGCTGTTAGAATACCCGACGGATGTGTTTCGGGCCATGCAAACCATCCTCGCATTACAACCTTCCCACAAGAGAATCTAAAGAATTCAATTAGTTCAAAAAATCTTGATAAAATCTTTATTCCAGAGGTTGAATTTGTTTACGTATATGATGTAATTGATTTTGCTCGAAAGAAAAAATATTTCAATGGTAAAAATGAAGAATTCAGTTTTTCAGACACCTACGCTCCACTAGATTTTGGTGGTGCACGTTTCTGCGAAGCAAGGGTTTGGTCGTTCTTTAAAGAGGTTAACAAATCGATGTGGGAGTATTTTGACTATGCAAAAGGTATTAATCTAACCAAAAGAATGCCCCTTTATATTAAGCCTGATCGAAAAATCTCTGTTCATGACATGATGAATTTTATGCGTGATCATCTTGAAGGTACAGAACTCGACATGAGTAAAGATCCTGGTGCTGGCCCTCATAGCCTCCCTTATCGTTGGCGTCCAATGACTTGGAAGTACGAAGGTAAAAACTATATACATGAACGTACAACTGCTACTCAACAAACTGGTTTCTCTTTTGTATCTCAAATGCGTAACTGGTTACCAAATCCCATTGGAGGTATTCATTGGTTTGGCGTAGATGATGCTGCATCAACCGTTTATTTCCCAGCATATTGTGGCATAATCTCAGTTCCTGAAGCCTATGCTGAAGGTAAGGGTGATATGCTCACCTATTGCAACGATTGTGCATTCTGGACTTTTAATAAAGTTACAAACTTTGCTTATTTACGATATGATTTGATGCATGCAGAGGTAGTTAAGGTACAGACTGAACTTGAAACTCGTTTCATTTCAAACACTCAACTTATTGATAGTACTGCCAAAGAACTTTACCAAACTGAACCAAAGAAAGCCATTCAATATTTAACGGATTACTCTGCTAACATGGGCAACTATGTTGTTAACCGTTGGGAGAAACTTTTTCAGTTCCTTTTAATTAAATTTATGGATGGAAACGTAAAGCAAGAAGAGAATGGAATATTTAAATACAATGAATATAATCTTTGCCCTGCTGATGTTGGACATCCAGGTATGCCAGATGCATGGAAGAAGATCATTATTGATGCCACTGGTGATAAACTATTGGTGCCAGAAATAAAAAAATAG